One Pseudoalteromonas sp. UG3-2 DNA window includes the following coding sequences:
- the hflK gene encoding FtsH protease activity modulator HflK, protein MAWNEPGNNGNDKDPWKNRGGRDQGPPDLDEVFRKFGNKFGGIFGGKPGKGGNGGLGSTGILFVLIIAAIVWALSGIYTVKEAERGIVLQFGEFDRIAEPGLRWKATFIERVIPVDIEAVRSLSASGFMLTEDENVVSVEFEVQYRVIDPRLYRFSVTDADHSLQQALDSALRYVVGHSRMDEVLTTGREVVRQRTWDELNDIIEPYNLGLIVTDVNFKDSRPPAEVKDAFDDAIAAQEDEERFIREAEAYAREIEPRARGQVTRMTQEAEGYQERIILEARGEVERFEKLLPEYQMAKEVTRERLYIDAMEQILGESTKVLIDVDGGNNMMYLPLDKIMQSQGVSSSSPVRLPSQNDIEQLRRSIQNNQQQNSSVNSGNDRFNRDRFGNGR, encoded by the coding sequence ATGGCCTGGAACGAGCCGGGTAATAATGGCAACGATAAAGATCCGTGGAAGAACCGCGGAGGGCGGGACCAGGGCCCACCTGATCTAGACGAAGTATTCCGTAAATTTGGCAACAAGTTTGGTGGTATTTTTGGTGGTAAACCAGGCAAAGGCGGTAATGGCGGACTAGGCAGTACCGGCATTTTGTTTGTGCTTATCATTGCAGCCATTGTCTGGGCGCTAAGTGGTATTTACACGGTGAAAGAAGCCGAGCGTGGCATTGTGTTGCAGTTTGGTGAGTTTGACCGCATTGCTGAGCCAGGCTTGCGTTGGAAAGCCACCTTTATTGAGCGGGTGATCCCGGTGGATATTGAGGCAGTGCGTTCGCTATCGGCGTCGGGCTTTATGCTTACTGAAGATGAGAACGTGGTCAGCGTAGAGTTTGAAGTGCAATATCGTGTTATCGACCCAAGGCTGTATCGCTTCAGTGTTACCGATGCAGATCACAGTTTGCAGCAAGCACTTGATAGCGCCTTGCGTTATGTAGTAGGTCACTCGCGGATGGACGAAGTGCTCACTACGGGTCGTGAAGTCGTTCGTCAGCGTACTTGGGATGAGCTTAATGACATTATTGAGCCTTACAATCTTGGTCTGATCGTTACTGACGTCAACTTTAAAGATTCTCGTCCACCGGCGGAAGTAAAAGACGCCTTTGATGACGCCATTGCTGCGCAAGAGGATGAAGAGCGTTTCATTCGTGAAGCGGAAGCATACGCCAGAGAAATCGAACCACGTGCCCGTGGTCAGGTGACTCGTATGACTCAAGAAGCAGAGGGTTATCAAGAACGTATTATTCTTGAAGCGCGCGGTGAGGTGGAACGTTTTGAAAAGCTACTTCCAGAATATCAAATGGCTAAGGAAGTCACCCGTGAGCGTTTATACATTGATGCCATGGAGCAAATTTTAGGTGAGAGCACAAAAGTGCTCATTGACGTTGATGGTGGCAATAACATGATGTATCTGCCACTGGATAAAATCATGCAGTCACAAGGTGTGAGCAGCTCATCGCCAGTGCGTTTGCCAAGTCAAAACGACATTGAACAGCTGCGCCGTTCTATCCAGAATAACCAGCAGCAAAACAGCTCGGTAAATTCTGGTAACGACCGCTTTAATCGCGATAGATTTGGTAACGGGAGATAA
- the hflX gene encoding ribosome rescue GTPase HflX, whose product MFDRYEAGEQAVLVHIEFPHEGDREDLRELEMLVSSAGVSSVAVVQGSRQAPHPKLFVGTGKAEEIAETVKTHNADVIIFNHQLSPSQERNIERVCKCRVLDRTTLILDIFAQRARTHEGKLQVELAQLRHISTRLIRGWTHLERQKGGIGLRGPGETQLETDRRLLRERIKSIRKRLEKVGVVREQGRRARSRNEIPTVSLVGYTNAGKSTLFNKITDAEVYAADQLFATLDPTLRKLEVDDVGPVILADTVGFIRHLPHDLVAAFKATLTETREADLQLHVVDVADARRKENIEQVQSVLEEIEASEIPQLLVYNKIDLMDDVAPRIDRDDEGRPIRVWLSAHSGEGIDALFEAMKDLLAKSIFTADIALPPQFGRLRAALFELNAVEEKGYDEQGNWLAAVRVPQIEWEKLKKEFGQNLEEFCV is encoded by the coding sequence TTGTTTGACCGTTATGAAGCCGGCGAACAGGCAGTCTTGGTTCATATAGAATTTCCTCACGAAGGCGATCGCGAAGATCTGCGCGAGTTGGAAATGCTAGTTTCTTCTGCTGGTGTTAGTAGTGTGGCGGTTGTGCAAGGCAGCCGTCAGGCACCACATCCGAAGTTGTTTGTCGGAACGGGTAAAGCTGAAGAGATTGCTGAGACTGTCAAAACCCACAATGCAGATGTCATCATATTTAACCACCAACTCAGTCCCTCACAAGAGCGCAATATTGAACGCGTTTGTAAGTGCAGAGTGTTAGATAGGACAACTCTGATCTTAGATATTTTTGCCCAGCGCGCGCGAACCCACGAGGGTAAGTTACAAGTTGAGCTGGCACAGTTACGCCATATTTCCACGCGTTTGATCCGCGGCTGGACGCACCTTGAGCGGCAAAAAGGCGGTATTGGCCTGCGCGGCCCAGGTGAAACGCAGCTGGAAACTGACCGCCGCTTGCTCCGTGAACGTATTAAAAGTATTCGCAAGCGTTTAGAGAAAGTCGGCGTGGTGCGTGAGCAAGGGCGCCGGGCAAGAAGCCGCAATGAAATACCCACGGTTTCCTTAGTCGGTTACACCAATGCGGGTAAATCAACGCTGTTTAATAAAATCACCGATGCCGAAGTGTATGCTGCCGATCAGCTGTTTGCGACGCTCGACCCTACTTTGAGAAAGCTTGAGGTGGATGACGTTGGCCCAGTTATTTTGGCGGATACCGTGGGCTTTATTCGTCACTTGCCGCACGATTTAGTGGCGGCGTTTAAGGCCACCTTAACCGAAACCCGAGAAGCAGATTTACAGCTTCATGTGGTGGACGTAGCCGATGCCAGACGCAAAGAAAACATCGAGCAAGTGCAGTCGGTGTTAGAAGAAATCGAGGCCAGTGAGATCCCACAATTGTTGGTGTACAACAAAATTGATCTAATGGACGATGTTGCGCCTAGAATAGATAGAGACGATGAAGGCAGACCGATCCGAGTTTGGTTAAGTGCCCACTCAGGAGAGGGCATAGACGCGCTATTCGAGGCAATGAAAGACTTACTAGCAAAGTCTATTTTTACCGCCGATATCGCTTTGCCGCCGCAGTTTGGCCGCTTGCGTGCAGCATTGTTTGAGCTCAATGCCGTAGAGGAAAAGGGCTATGACGAACAAGGTAATTGGCTTGCTGCAGTAAGAGTGCCACAAATTGAGTGGGAAAAGCTGAAGAAAGAATTTGGCCAAAACCTTGAAGAGTTTTGTGTTTAA
- the hfq gene encoding RNA chaperone Hfq produces the protein MAKGQSLQDPFLNVLRRERIPVSIFLVNGIKLQGKIQSFDQFVILLENTVNQMVYKHAISTVVPARAVNFQNATGSDAGDQGDEGNY, from the coding sequence ATGGCAAAAGGCCAATCTTTACAAGACCCATTTTTGAATGTCTTGCGTCGTGAACGCATTCCTGTTTCTATTTTTTTAGTGAACGGCATTAAATTGCAAGGCAAAATTCAGTCATTTGACCAGTTTGTAATTTTGCTTGAAAACACCGTAAATCAAATGGTGTATAAACACGCCATCTCCACTGTGGTACCAGCACGTGCAGTTAACTTCCAAAATGCAACGGGGAGTGACGCTGGTGATCAAGGTGATGAAGGCAATTATTAA
- the miaA gene encoding tRNA (adenosine(37)-N6)-dimethylallyltransferase MiaA encodes MGPTAAGKTALAIELCQALKTEIISVDSALVYKGMDIGTAKPSLAEQAQAPHHLIDIIDPAQSYSVADFRADAITLIDRFHQQGKVPILVGGTMMYFKGLIEGLSPLPEADAEVRKQLESEALQHGWPALHRQLASIDPEAAAKISENDSQRINRALEVYRISGETMTALQQRKQAALPYQFHQFAIAPSDRKVLHERIEKRFKIMLDQGFKNEVLALYQRQDLHPDLPSIRCVGYRQMWEYLAGECDYDEMVFKGIAATRQLAKRQLTWLRGWQDVTWLDTDDQENLQRVLTSLS; translated from the coding sequence ATGGGGCCCACCGCGGCAGGAAAGACCGCCTTAGCCATTGAGCTATGTCAGGCCCTGAAGACCGAGATCATCAGCGTAGACTCGGCCTTGGTGTATAAGGGCATGGATATTGGCACTGCAAAACCGAGTCTAGCAGAGCAAGCACAGGCGCCTCATCATCTAATTGACATTATTGACCCGGCGCAAAGCTATTCCGTGGCCGACTTTCGTGCCGATGCCATTACATTAATCGACCGCTTTCATCAGCAAGGTAAAGTGCCCATCCTAGTGGGCGGCACCATGATGTATTTCAAAGGACTTATTGAGGGCCTATCGCCTTTACCAGAGGCAGATGCTGAGGTAAGAAAGCAATTAGAAAGCGAAGCTTTGCAGCACGGCTGGCCAGCACTGCATCGCCAGTTAGCGAGCATCGACCCGGAAGCGGCAGCAAAAATTAGCGAAAATGATTCACAGCGGATCAATCGCGCATTAGAAGTGTATCGTATTAGTGGCGAAACCATGACGGCGCTACAACAACGCAAGCAGGCGGCATTGCCCTATCAATTCCACCAATTTGCCATTGCGCCGAGTGACCGAAAAGTCTTACATGAACGTATTGAGAAAAGATTTAAAATAATGTTGGATCAAGGCTTTAAAAACGAAGTTTTGGCCTTATATCAACGACAAGATTTACACCCAGACTTGCCCTCTATTCGTTGTGTTGGGTATCGGCAAATGTGGGAGTATTTGGCTGGAGAATGCGACTATGATGAAATGGTCTTTAAAGGCATTGCAGCCACGAGGCAACTGGCGAAGCGGCAGTTAACTTGGCTAAGAGGGTGGCAAGATGTTACTTGGCTTGACACCGATGACCAAGAAAACTTGCAACGTGTTCTAACTTCGCTAAGCTAA
- the mutL gene encoding DNA mismatch repair endonuclease MutL has translation MTIAVLPARLANQIAAGEVVERPASVVKELVENSIDAGANRIHIDIERGGHKLIRIRDNGKGIVKEELMLALSRHATSKLKSLDDLECIASLGFRGEALASISSVSRLTLSSKPPQQETAWQAFAEGRDMEVQIQPTAHPDGTTIEVKDLFFNTPARRKFLRTEKTEFSHIDELVKRIALSRFDIAITLTHNQKVVRQYRPRRFEQGVERVAQVGGKVFSRQASYVESGHDGLKLFGWVLPAGTSNSTQYTYVNGRMMRDKLILHAIRQAFEESTGHEELPGFVIYLELDPRQVDVNVHPAKHEVRFHQARLVHDFIVQAIKQVAANELDLSGDDDQAALPNQSFSGHELAAELLPQHDHQSYRSSLQPSYEESSGSGAPKSSAGSPTSDGGYHRAAASPSSGKKQVNVNQLYQGLSHQQMSHFDKVAEPQPVALPEPPITEQPRPAEWILLSQGKVLLKQQQGLLLGDCKHGLRPLWQQQIEQDGTLQGKALLLPVRVKLDKQALTELNQAQTWLAIVGFDIELFDGHVLVKKLPVSLYSVDVSELISAVLDFSAEPSVAEWLQWLEQHTPASYFASQHFEQVHHKLLQQPQSVAAIIDNGKEVVTDELVAWLVAQ, from the coding sequence ATGACTATAGCAGTGTTACCAGCGCGGCTGGCAAACCAAATAGCCGCCGGCGAGGTGGTAGAACGGCCAGCTTCGGTGGTCAAAGAGCTGGTGGAGAACAGCATTGATGCTGGCGCCAATCGCATTCACATCGACATTGAACGTGGCGGTCATAAGCTGATCCGCATTCGCGATAACGGCAAAGGCATTGTCAAAGAAGAGTTAATGCTGGCTCTTTCTCGTCATGCTACCAGTAAATTAAAAAGCCTCGATGACTTGGAGTGCATTGCCTCATTAGGGTTTCGTGGGGAAGCGTTGGCGTCAATTAGCTCGGTCTCAAGACTAACGCTAAGCTCAAAACCGCCGCAGCAAGAAACCGCCTGGCAGGCGTTTGCCGAAGGCCGCGATATGGAAGTGCAGATCCAGCCTACGGCCCACCCAGATGGCACCACCATCGAAGTTAAAGACTTGTTTTTCAATACCCCAGCAAGACGGAAATTCTTGCGCACCGAAAAAACCGAGTTTAGTCATATCGACGAGCTGGTAAAACGCATTGCTTTGAGCCGCTTTGATATCGCTATTACCCTTACCCACAATCAAAAAGTGGTGCGACAATATCGACCACGACGCTTTGAGCAGGGCGTAGAACGCGTGGCACAGGTGGGTGGTAAGGTATTCTCACGCCAAGCCAGCTATGTTGAATCGGGCCATGATGGCTTAAAGTTGTTTGGCTGGGTGTTGCCCGCTGGTACCAGCAATAGCACCCAATACACTTACGTGAATGGCCGCATGATGCGCGACAAGTTGATTTTGCACGCCATTCGTCAAGCGTTTGAGGAGTCGACCGGGCACGAGGAATTGCCAGGGTTTGTGATTTATCTGGAGCTAGACCCGCGCCAAGTCGACGTCAATGTCCATCCTGCCAAACATGAAGTGCGTTTTCATCAGGCACGTTTGGTACATGATTTTATTGTCCAAGCCATCAAGCAGGTGGCCGCCAACGAGCTCGACTTAAGTGGCGACGATGACCAAGCTGCTCTGCCTAATCAGAGCTTCTCTGGCCATGAGCTGGCTGCTGAGCTATTGCCTCAACACGACCATCAAAGTTATCGTTCCAGTTTACAGCCCAGTTATGAAGAGTCCAGCGGCAGTGGTGCGCCGAAAAGCAGTGCTGGCTCGCCAACTTCTGACGGTGGTTATCACCGCGCCGCTGCCAGCCCCAGCAGTGGCAAAAAACAAGTAAACGTGAATCAGCTTTATCAAGGTCTGTCACATCAGCAAATGTCACACTTTGATAAAGTGGCTGAGCCGCAACCTGTGGCGCTGCCAGAGCCGCCGATTACAGAACAACCACGGCCTGCCGAATGGATACTATTGAGCCAAGGCAAAGTATTGTTAAAGCAACAACAGGGTTTATTACTGGGCGATTGCAAACACGGTTTGCGGCCACTTTGGCAACAACAAATTGAACAAGATGGCACCTTGCAAGGGAAAGCCTTGTTGCTGCCAGTGCGAGTAAAACTCGATAAGCAGGCGTTAACTGAACTTAATCAGGCACAAACCTGGCTGGCAATCGTTGGCTTTGATATTGAGCTATTTGATGGCCATGTGTTAGTTAAAAAGTTACCGGTGTCGTTATACAGCGTCGATGTTAGTGAGCTTATCAGTGCGGTACTAGACTTTAGTGCTGAGCCTTCGGTTGCTGAATGGTTACAGTGGCTGGAGCAGCATACCCCGGCGAGCTATTTTGCTAGTCAACACTTTGAGCAAGTACACCACAAGCTGTTACAGCAGCCACAAAGCGTTGCTGCGATTATTGATAATGGCAAAGAAGTGGTCACCGATGAGCTTGTTGCCTGGTTAGTCGCGCAGTAA
- a CDS encoding N-acetylmuramoyl-L-alanine amidase — protein MRNLLRYFYCLLTIGLLLLSSPSIAQNKIEGVRVWPSPESTRVVFDMSGKPDYSYFVLKNPLRLVIDINNTQQRKAFPSIPPEHKVINKIRHSTPKASNSARIVIELSRSAKPKIFALAPTGPYKNRLVVDLYGSKMSAYSSDSNKTRKPRVQDRDIIVAIDAGHGGEDPGSIGPSGVYEKLVTLQIAKRLARLVDSQPGMRAKLIRTGDYYLKLNTRTAKARERKADFFVSIHADAFTSPQPRGASVWVLSLRRANSEIGKWLEDKEKHSQLLGGAADLIKDTANEKYLAKALLDMSMEHSMKTGFEVAEEVVKGLRKVAKMHKKRPQAANFGVLKSPDIPSILVETGFISNPQEEKLLTSPHYQERLARAIFGSIKGYYEKHPPDNSLFARLKSNKPVRHKVKSGESLSVLASRYGITVRELKRANNLKNNTLYIGQVLTIPKA, from the coding sequence ATGCGTAACCTGCTGAGATACTTTTATTGCTTATTAACCATTGGGCTGTTACTGCTTAGTAGTCCTAGTATTGCCCAAAATAAAATAGAAGGTGTGCGTGTTTGGCCATCGCCGGAAAGCACTCGTGTGGTGTTCGACATGAGCGGCAAGCCAGACTACAGCTATTTTGTCTTGAAAAATCCACTGCGCTTGGTGATTGATATTAACAACACGCAACAGCGCAAAGCCTTTCCAAGTATCCCGCCGGAACACAAGGTCATTAATAAAATTCGTCACAGCACCCCCAAGGCGAGTAATTCGGCGCGGATTGTTATCGAACTCAGCCGCAGCGCCAAACCAAAAATATTTGCCCTAGCGCCCACAGGCCCCTACAAAAATCGTTTGGTGGTCGACTTGTATGGCAGCAAAATGAGCGCTTACAGCAGCGACAGCAATAAAACCCGAAAACCGCGAGTGCAGGACCGCGATATTATTGTCGCCATTGATGCCGGCCATGGCGGTGAAGACCCAGGCTCAATTGGGCCGTCTGGGGTGTATGAGAAGCTGGTTACCTTACAAATTGCCAAGCGCTTAGCGCGCTTAGTCGACAGCCAACCGGGTATGCGCGCGAAACTTATCCGCACCGGCGATTATTATCTTAAATTGAATACCCGAACCGCCAAAGCTCGGGAGCGTAAAGCAGACTTTTTTGTTTCTATTCATGCTGACGCCTTTACCAGTCCTCAACCTCGCGGGGCATCGGTGTGGGTGTTATCACTGCGCCGCGCCAACTCCGAAATTGGTAAATGGTTAGAGGATAAAGAAAAGCACTCACAGCTGTTAGGCGGGGCCGCCGATTTAATTAAAGATACGGCCAATGAAAAATACCTAGCCAAGGCGCTGCTTGACATGTCGATGGAGCACTCCATGAAAACCGGCTTTGAAGTGGCGGAAGAGGTGGTGAAGGGCCTAAGAAAAGTCGCTAAAATGCATAAAAAGCGGCCGCAAGCAGCTAATTTTGGGGTGCTGAAGTCCCCTGACATTCCGTCAATATTGGTGGAAACCGGTTTTATTTCAAACCCACAAGAAGAAAAATTACTGACTTCGCCACATTATCAAGAACGTTTAGCCCGTGCTATTTTTGGCTCGATTAAAGGCTATTATGAAAAGCACCCGCCAGATAACTCGTTATTTGCGCGATTAAAATCAAATAAGCCGGTGCGTCATAAGGTCAAAAGTGGCGAGTCTTTGAGCGTGCTTGCCAGTCGCTATGGCATTACCGTGCGTGAGTTAAAACGAGCAAACAACTTAAAAAATAATACCCTGTATATCGGCCAAGTGTTAACCATCCCGAAAGCGTAA
- the tsaE gene encoding tRNA (adenosine(37)-N6)-threonylcarbamoyltransferase complex ATPase subunit type 1 TsaE, with translation MTESHLRFDLADESATVAMGGALAQVIREGAVLFLHGDLGAGKTTLTRGVIQNLGHSGKVKSPTYTLVEPYELADVSIYHFDLYRLGSPEELEFMGIRDYFDSRAVCIVEWPEKGEGFIPEPDLDVTMSYVGEAREIHLQARSKRGEALLQQLQAYA, from the coding sequence ATGACAGAGAGTCATTTACGATTTGACTTGGCTGATGAGTCAGCAACAGTGGCAATGGGTGGAGCGCTGGCACAGGTGATCCGAGAGGGCGCTGTGTTATTTCTGCATGGCGACTTAGGCGCAGGTAAAACCACGTTAACACGAGGGGTGATCCAAAATTTGGGTCATTCAGGTAAGGTAAAAAGTCCCACTTATACCCTAGTTGAACCTTATGAACTGGCTGATGTCTCAATATATCATTTTGATTTATATCGCCTTGGTTCACCTGAAGAGCTAGAGTTTATGGGGATCCGAGACTACTTTGATAGCCGCGCTGTGTGCATTGTGGAATGGCCAGAAAAAGGCGAGGGCTTTATTCCTGAGCCCGATTTAGACGTCACCATGAGCTATGTTGGTGAAGCACGTGAAATCCATTTACAGGCGCGTTCCAAGCGTGGCGAGGCATTATTACAACAATTACAAGCTTATGCGTAA
- a CDS encoding NAD(P)H-hydrate dehydratase, whose product MAVEYTDNLPQFAYSAQQVQENEGQAAQMSGTTLSELMQRAGQAAFRFIQDHQAPQSRILILTGKGNNAGDGFVVARLCQQAGFNVTVWSLFDPEQLKGDAQKAYQAFKGEVVTNDNALALGDFNLIVDAVFGTGFRGGLPANVAACFAKVNPLACERLALDVPSGVNATSATVAASSFVASATVTFIALKKGLLTGSAKRCVGRLYHAGLEVSESFKALVEPEVSFLNHTTLMAARPIRALDSYKNSHGHVLLIGGNRGMPGAIRLAAEAALRSGAGLVSVATHPDNVATVIQGRYELMVHGVSNTASLEPLLAKATVVVLGPGLGQDSWSQALFTQVLESDLPMVIDADGLNLLAEHTARKTNWVLTPHLGEAKRLIANTEDAIDEQNRFQLAAAISAQYNAVSVLKGPGSLICQQSRVNINRSGCAAMASAGMGDVLSGIIGSLMAQGMEPFAATNLAVYIHGLAAELAARDGEKGLLAGDLFEHIRGILE is encoded by the coding sequence ATGGCTGTTGAATACACCGATAATTTACCACAATTCGCCTATAGCGCCCAACAGGTTCAAGAAAATGAAGGGCAAGCGGCGCAAATGTCGGGAACCACCCTAAGTGAATTAATGCAGCGAGCGGGTCAGGCCGCTTTTCGCTTTATCCAAGACCATCAAGCACCGCAAAGTCGTATCTTGATCCTCACAGGAAAAGGCAACAATGCCGGTGATGGCTTTGTTGTGGCGCGCTTATGTCAGCAAGCAGGATTTAATGTCACGGTGTGGTCGTTGTTTGACCCCGAGCAATTAAAAGGGGATGCACAAAAGGCGTATCAGGCTTTTAAAGGAGAGGTGGTCACTAATGACAACGCCTTGGCGTTAGGTGATTTTAACTTAATTGTTGATGCTGTGTTTGGCACCGGCTTCAGAGGCGGACTGCCCGCCAATGTCGCCGCTTGTTTTGCAAAAGTAAATCCTTTGGCATGCGAAAGGTTAGCGCTGGATGTTCCTAGTGGCGTCAATGCCACTAGCGCGACAGTGGCAGCATCGAGCTTTGTTGCCAGCGCCACGGTGACTTTTATTGCGCTAAAAAAAGGCTTATTAACGGGTAGTGCTAAGCGCTGTGTTGGCAGGCTGTATCATGCAGGTTTAGAAGTCAGCGAGAGCTTTAAGGCGCTGGTTGAGCCCGAAGTGAGCTTTTTAAATCATACCACCTTAATGGCGGCACGGCCCATCCGCGCCCTTGATAGCTACAAAAATAGCCATGGTCATGTGCTGCTGATTGGCGGTAATCGTGGTATGCCCGGTGCGATTCGCCTCGCTGCAGAGGCAGCATTGCGCTCTGGTGCGGGCTTGGTATCGGTGGCCACGCACCCAGATAACGTAGCCACGGTGATCCAGGGGCGCTATGAGTTAATGGTCCATGGCGTTAGTAATACCGCATCCCTAGAGCCTTTGTTAGCTAAGGCGACTGTGGTGGTGCTAGGACCTGGATTGGGCCAAGACTCATGGAGCCAAGCGTTATTTACTCAAGTACTGGAAAGTGACTTACCCATGGTGATTGATGCCGATGGCTTAAACCTATTGGCTGAGCACACGGCCCGCAAAACCAATTGGGTATTAACGCCGCACCTTGGCGAAGCAAAACGCTTAATTGCTAATACCGAAGACGCCATCGACGAGCAGAACCGCTTCCAATTGGCAGCCGCCATCAGTGCTCAATACAATGCGGTGAGTGTGCTCAAAGGGCCAGGCTCGCTAATTTGTCAGCAAAGTAGAGTGAATATTAACCGCTCAGGCTGTGCGGCAATGGCCAGTGCTGGGATGGGCGATGTGTTATCTGGTATTATTGGCAGTTTAATGGCGCAGGGGATGGAACCATTTGCCGCTACTAACCTAGCCGTGTATATTCATGGTTTAGCCGCTGAGCTGGCCGCGCGTGATGGCGAAAAGGGACTATTAGCCGGTGATTTATTCGAACACATTCGAGGTATTTTAGAATGA
- the queG gene encoding tRNA epoxyqueuosine(34) reductase QueG, translating to MTSNSINYSELAKQIKQWGQELGFAEVGITDIDLSEHEAQLQRWLDAGFHGEMEYMAAHGMKRARPAELVPGTQRVIAVKMNYLPPEASFARALGNKSTAYISRYALGRDYHKVMRNRLKKLGQKIEQQVAGLGFRPFVDSAPVLERQIAEKAGLGWRGKNSLVLHKQAGSWFFLGELFVDIPLPVDNPTSEEGCGRCTACMTLCPTGAIVEPYVVDARRCISYLTIELQGTIPEEFRSAIGNRIYGCDDCQLVCPWNRFGKITDEADFHPRSQLKDQELLTLFAWDEATFLKNTEGSPIRRIGHERWLRNLAVGLGNAPYSDDIIAALEEKRPQASPLVQEHIDWALQQQQQKLQVAKRKEARLIRIIEKGLPRDA from the coding sequence GTGACCAGCAATAGTATTAATTATAGTGAACTTGCAAAACAAATTAAGCAATGGGGCCAAGAACTTGGCTTTGCCGAAGTGGGGATCACCGACATTGACTTAAGTGAACATGAAGCGCAGCTGCAGCGCTGGCTCGATGCTGGCTTTCACGGTGAAATGGAGTATATGGCTGCCCATGGTATGAAGCGAGCTCGTCCGGCAGAGCTGGTGCCCGGCACGCAACGGGTCATTGCGGTGAAGATGAATTACTTGCCCCCTGAAGCCAGTTTTGCGCGCGCCCTTGGCAATAAAAGTACAGCCTATATTTCTCGTTATGCCTTAGGCCGCGATTACCACAAAGTAATGCGCAATCGACTTAAGAAGCTGGGGCAAAAAATTGAGCAGCAAGTGGCTGGACTTGGGTTTCGCCCCTTTGTTGACTCAGCGCCGGTGTTGGAGCGGCAAATTGCCGAAAAAGCGGGGCTGGGCTGGCGAGGTAAAAATAGCCTAGTACTGCACAAACAAGCCGGCTCGTGGTTTTTCTTAGGAGAGCTGTTTGTTGATATTCCCCTTCCCGTGGATAACCCCACCAGTGAAGAGGGCTGTGGTCGCTGCACCGCTTGCATGACGCTGTGCCCTACTGGCGCCATTGTGGAACCCTATGTAGTCGATGCTCGGCGTTGTATTTCGTACCTTACCATTGAATTACAAGGGACCATCCCCGAAGAATTTCGCAGCGCCATTGGCAACCGCATTTATGGTTGTGATGATTGCCAGCTGGTGTGTCCTTGGAACCGCTTTGGTAAGATTACCGATGAGGCGGATTTTCACCCGCGCAGCCAACTGAAAGATCAAGAGCTACTCACTTTGTTCGCCTGGGATGAAGCCACCTTTTTAAAAAATACCGAGGGCAGCCCAATTCGCCGCATTGGTCATGAACGCTGGTTGCGTAACCTTGCCGTGGGACTCGGCAATGCCCCCTACAGTGATGACATAATCGCCGCACTGGAAGAAAAACGCCCGCAAGCCTCCCCTTTGGTGCAAGAGCATATTGATTGGGCGCTGCAACAACAGCAACAAAAGCTGCAGGTTGCAAAGCGCAAAGAAGCCAGACTGATCCGAATTATTGAAAAAGGCCTCCCTCGAGATGCCTAA